A single genomic interval of Gossypium raimondii isolate GPD5lz chromosome 11, ASM2569854v1, whole genome shotgun sequence harbors:
- the LOC105802205 gene encoding methyl jasmonate esterase 1, with product MTHFLLVHGMCHGAWCWYKVVSLLKSGGHRVTPLDLGACGINPKTITDLASLSDYAQPLMELMASLPEDEKVILVGHSYGGVFISLAMESFPKKVLAAVYVAALMPNHDYPIATGLMELLKRIMAEPLLDFQVWFDDGSESPPTRALFGPKYTETKVYHLSPKEDIELGLTLMRQGKLFLKDLANESLLSKEKFGSIHRVYIVCKDDLLVEESMQKWYIENSPTEDVKFIAGADHMPMFSKPHELCKCLQEVAHQYN from the exons ATGACACACTTCCTTCTAGTTCATGGTATGTGTCATGGAGCTTGGTGTTGGTACAAGGTTGTGTCGCTGCTCAAATCAGGCGGCCACCGTGTCACTCCCTTGGATCTTGGTGCCTGTGGAATCAATCCCAAGACCATCACTGACCTGGCTTCCTTGTCCGATTATGCGCAGCCATTGATGGAATTAATGGCCTCTTTGCCTGAAGACGAGAAGGTGATATTAGTGGGTCATAGTTATGGAGGGGTTTTCATTTCTTTAGCCATGGAAAGCTTCCCCAAGAAAGTATTGGCCGCTGTTTATGTGGCAGCTTTGATGCCGAATCATGATTATCCTATTGCAACCGGATTAATGGAG CTCTTGAAACGTATTATGGCGGAGCCGCTCTTGGATTTCCAGGTATGGTTTGATGATGGATCAGAAAGTCCACCAACTCGCGCCTTATTTGGACCAAAATACACGGAGACAAAGGTTTACCACCTCTCACCAAAAGAG GATATAGAATTGGGTTTGACGTTGATGAGACAAGGAAAATTATTCCTCAAAGATTTAGCAAACGAATCGCTGCTAAGCAAAGAGAAATTCGGATCCATCCATCGGGTTTATATAGTTTGCAAAGATGATTTGTTGGTGGAAGAAAGTATGCAGAAATGGTACATTGAAAACAGCCCAACAGAGGATGTGAAATTCATAGCTGGTGCGGATCATATGCCCATGTTCTCCAAGCCTCATGAGCTCTGCAAATGCCTCCAAGAAGTTGCTCACCAatataattga
- the LOC105802204 gene encoding methyl jasmonate esterase 1 isoform X1, producing MTHFLLVHGMCHGAWCWYKIVSLLKSGGHRVTPLDLGASGINPKTITDLASLSDYAEPLMALMASLPQDEKVILVGHSYGGVIISLAMERFPMKVLAAVYLTAFMPNHDSPIATAVAEYFRRVMAEPLMDFQLLFEDGPENPPTHALFGPKYMEAMVYQLSPKEDIELANTLLRQGKWFMKDLSKESLLSKEKFGSVDRVYIVCKDDLLIKESLQKWYIENSPTDDVKVIAGADHMAMFSKPQEVCKCLQEVAEKYN from the exons ATGACACACTTCCTTCTAGTTCATGGTATGTGTCATGGAGCTTGGTGTTGGTACAAGATTGTGTCGCTGCTCAAATCAGGCGGTCACCGTGTTACTCCCTTGGATCTTGGTGCCAGTGGAATCAACCCCAAGACCATCACTGACTTGGCTTCCTTGTCCGATTATGCGGAGCCATTGATGGCATTAATGGCCTCTTTGCCTCAAGACGAGAAAGTGATACTAGTGGGTCATAGTTACGGTGGGGTTATCATTTCCTTAGCCATGGAACGCTTCCCCATGAAAGTATTGGCCGCTGTTTATCTCACAGCTTTTATGCCGAATCATGATTCTCCTATTGCGACTGCAGTAGCTGag TACTTCAGAAGAGTTATGGCGGAGCCGCTCATGGATTTCCAGTTATTGTTTGAAGATGGGCCGGAAAATCCACCAACTCATGCCTTATTTGGACCAAAATACATGGAGGCAATGGTTTATCAACTCTCACCAAAAGAG GATATAGAATTGGCCAACACGTTGCTGAGACAAGGAAAGTGGTTCATGAAAGATTTGTCCAAGGAATCTCTGCTATCAAAAGAGAAATTCGGATCCGTTGATCGGGTTTATATAGTTTGCAAGGATGATTTGCTGATAAAAGAAAGCTTGCAGAAATGGTACATCGAAAATAGCCCTACAGATGATGTGAAAGTCATAGCTGGTGCCGATCATATGGCCATGTTTTCCAAACCCCAGGAGGTCTGCAAATGTCTCCAAGAAGTTGCTGAGAAATATAATTGA